From the genome of Gilliamella sp. wkB7, one region includes:
- the pncB gene encoding nicotinate phosphoribosyltransferase — MLPAIITSILDTDAYKLHMQQAVFHHYPDATVVAQFRCRSDDLLGHYADEILYQVKLMESLSLTDDEFNYLSGIPFFKSDYLNWLKDWRFNSDLLTIKNEDGVLEISIEGKWLDVILWEVPLLAVISEIVHKDRSPQIGVPEAIARLKDKLALFNEKTANMDMSGFNLMDFGTRRRYSFAVQEAVVSYLKDNFQNFNSTSNYLLAYRLGLNPVGTQAHEWFQAHQRLSPILKDCQKDALRVWLDEYPHDLDIALTDCITMDAFLRDFDHHFASCYQGLRHDSGDSIEWGEKAIAHYQQLGIDPKTKLLVFSDSLNFDKAIKIYNHFNHRVKLSFGIGGFLACDIPSTEANTKALNIVIKLTQCNNQSVAKLSDSPGKTISQDLDFIDELKRTFNVKY; from the coding sequence ATGTTACCAGCAATAATTACATCAATTTTAGATACTGATGCATATAAATTGCATATGCAACAAGCCGTTTTTCATCATTACCCAGATGCAACCGTTGTTGCGCAGTTCCGTTGTCGAAGTGATGATTTATTAGGGCATTATGCTGATGAAATATTGTATCAAGTTAAATTAATGGAATCGTTATCGCTTACAGATGATGAATTTAACTATTTATCTGGTATTCCATTTTTTAAATCCGACTATTTAAATTGGCTTAAAGATTGGCGCTTCAATAGTGATTTACTCACCATTAAAAACGAAGATGGTGTACTTGAAATTTCGATTGAAGGTAAATGGTTAGATGTTATCTTATGGGAAGTCCCTCTGCTTGCGGTAATCAGTGAAATTGTACATAAGGATCGTTCACCACAAATCGGTGTGCCAGAAGCAATCGCTAGGCTAAAAGATAAATTAGCTCTATTTAATGAAAAAACGGCTAATATGGATATGTCTGGTTTTAATTTAATGGATTTTGGTACGCGTCGGCGTTATTCGTTTGCGGTACAAGAAGCTGTTGTCAGCTATTTGAAAGATAATTTTCAAAATTTTAATAGCACTAGCAACTATTTACTTGCTTATCGTTTGGGATTAAATCCCGTTGGCACACAAGCTCATGAATGGTTCCAAGCGCATCAACGATTAAGTCCAATTTTGAAAGATTGTCAAAAAGATGCGCTTCGAGTTTGGTTAGACGAGTACCCTCATGATTTAGATATTGCATTAACTGATTGTATTACCATGGATGCTTTTTTGCGTGATTTCGATCATCATTTTGCTTCTTGTTATCAAGGACTTCGCCATGATTCAGGTGATTCTATTGAATGGGGTGAAAAAGCTATAGCGCATTATCAGCAGTTAGGAATAGATCCTAAAACTAAATTACTCGTTTTTTCTGATAGTTTAAATTTTGATAAGGCTATTAAAATTTATAACCATTTTAATCATCGAGTAAAACTGTCATTCGGTATTGGTGGCTTTTTGGCGTGTGATATTCCTTCAACTGAAGCGAATACCAAAGCTTTGAATATTGTGATTAAATTAACGCAATGCAATAATCAATCAGTGGCTAAATTATCTGATAGTCCAGGTAAAACAATATCTCAAGATTTAGATTTTATTGATGAGTTAAAACGAACTTTCAATGTTAAATATTAA